The stretch of DNA TGTTGATAATCCAAAGCACCCATTCGTTGCTATCTTAGGTGGTGCTAAGGTTTCTGATAAGATCGGTGTGATTGATCATTTGCTTGATAAAGCTGATAAGATCATCATCGGTGGTGGGATGACTTATACGTTCTATGCTGCTAAAGGCATGGGCATTGGTAACTCACTTGTTGAAAAAGACAAAATTGATTTAGCTAAGTCAATCATCGAAAAGGCTGGCGACAAGTTGGTCTTACCTAGTGACTCAGTTGTTGCTGAAAAGTTTGACAACGATGTTCCTAGCAAGATTGTTGACGGGTCAATTCCTGATGGTTACATGGCTTTAGACATCGGTCCTAAGTCTATTCAAGAATTCGAAGATGTTTTACGCGACGCTAAAACCGTTGTTTGGAACGGACCAATGGGTGTCTTCGAAATGAGCAACTATGCCAAGGGTACGCTTGAAGTTGGTAAGTTCTTAGGAACTTTATCAGATGCAACGACTATCGTTGGTGGTGGTGACTCAACTGCTGCTGTTAAGCAACTTGGCGTTGGCGATAAGTTGACCCATATCTCAACTGGTGGTGGTGCTTCACTTGAATACCTTGAAGGTAAAACTTTACCTGGTATCGCTGCTATTTCTGATAAATAATCTGTTCTCCGAAAGGAAGGTCTATCGTGCGTACACCTATTATTGCCGGTAACTGGAAAATGAACAAAACCGCTAGCGAAGCTTTAGCTTTCGTTAACGCCGTTAAGGACCAATTACCAGATCCTAACAAAGTTGAATCAGTCGTTGCTGCTCCAGCCCTTTTCTTACAAGAAATGGTCGAAGCTGCTAAGGGAACTGATTTAAAGATTGCTGCTGAAAATGCTTATTTTGAAGATGCTGGGGCCTTTACTGGTGAAACTTCACCAGCTGCTTTAGCTGACTTAGGCGTTGACTATGTCATCATCGGCCATTCAGAACGTCGTGGCTATTTCCACGAAACTGATGAAGATATCAACAAGAAAGCTCATGCTATCTTCAAAAATAACATGTTACCAATCATCTGCTGTGGTGAAAGTTTGGAACAACGTGAAGCCGGCCAAGCCGAATCATGGGTTTCAGGCCAAATCAAAGCTGCTTTGAAGGGCTTGTCAGCTGACCAAGTTAGTTCATTAGTTCTTGCTTATGAACCAATCTGGGCTATCGGTACTGGTAAGACGGCTTCAAGTGACCAAGCTGAAGAAATCTGTGCCGTTATTCGTAAGACGGTTGCTGATCTTTATTCACAAACGGTTGCCGACAAAGTTCGCATTCAATACGGTGGCAGTGTTAAACCTGCTAACGTGGTTGACTTGATGAGCAAAGCCAACATCGATGGTGGTTTAGTCGGTGGTGCTTCAATGCAACCAGATTCATTCTTGGAATTAGTTAACTACCAAAATAA from Lactiplantibacillus brownii encodes:
- a CDS encoding phosphoglycerate kinase, with amino-acid sequence MAKLIVSDLDVKDKKVLIRVDFNVPIKDGKIGDDNRIVAALPTIKYVSEHDGKAILFSHLGRIKSEDDKKGLSLRPVAERLSNLLNKPVTFVPVTEGEQLETAINNMNDGDVLVVENTRFEDVVNGEQVKRESGNDPELGKYWASLGDVYVNDAFGTAHRQHASNVGIASNMDKVAAGFLMEKEIKFLGNAVDNPKHPFVAILGGAKVSDKIGVIDHLLDKADKIIIGGGMTYTFYAAKGMGIGNSLVEKDKIDLAKSIIEKAGDKLVLPSDSVVAEKFDNDVPSKIVDGSIPDGYMALDIGPKSIQEFEDVLRDAKTVVWNGPMGVFEMSNYAKGTLEVGKFLGTLSDATTIVGGGDSTAAVKQLGVGDKLTHISTGGGASLEYLEGKTLPGIAAISDK
- the tpiA gene encoding triose-phosphate isomerase produces the protein MRTPIIAGNWKMNKTASEALAFVNAVKDQLPDPNKVESVVAAPALFLQEMVEAAKGTDLKIAAENAYFEDAGAFTGETSPAALADLGVDYVIIGHSERRGYFHETDEDINKKAHAIFKNNMLPIICCGESLEQREAGQAESWVSGQIKAALKGLSADQVSSLVLAYEPIWAIGTGKTASSDQAEEICAVIRKTVADLYSQTVADKVRIQYGGSVKPANVVDLMSKANIDGGLVGGASMQPDSFLELVNYQNN